A section of the Cervus canadensis isolate Bull #8, Minnesota chromosome 8, ASM1932006v1, whole genome shotgun sequence genome encodes:
- the LOC122446605 gene encoding 40S ribosomal protein S15a: MVRMNVLADALKSINNAEKRGKRQVLIRPCSKVIVRFLTVMMKHGYIGEFEIIDDHRAGKIVVNLTGRLNKCGVISPRFDVQLKDLEKWQNNLLPSRQFGFIVLTTSAGIMDHEEARRKHTGGKILGFFF, from the coding sequence ATGGTGCGCATGAATGTCCTGGCTGATGCTCTCAAGAGTATCAACAACGCCGAAAAGAGAGGCAAACGCCAGGTGCTTATTCGGCCGTGCTCCAAGGTCATCGTCAGGTTTCTAACAGTGATGATGAAGCATGGTTACATTGGCGAATTTGAAATCATTGATGATCACAGGGCTGGGAAAATTGTTGTGAACCTCACAGGCAGGCTAAATAAGTGTGGAGTGATCAGCCCCAGATTTGATGTGCAACTcaaagatctagaaaaatggcagaatAACCTGCTCCCATCCCGTCAGTTTGGTTTCATTGTACTGACAACCTCAGCTGGCATCATGGACCATGAAGAAGCAAGACGAAAACATACAGGAGGGAAAATCCTTGGATTCTTTTTCTAG